In Sphingomonas sp. SUN019, the genomic window TGCCTGTTCCGCTTGCCCCGACAGATCGGGAGCAGCAACGGCCTTCCCCGTCACGGAATTGTCTTCGGTCGTCGACGTCGCGCCGTCCGGCTGCGAGCAGGACGTCAACGCAAGGAGAAATACGGCTGCGGCGTGGGGAGCGGTCAGCTGCACGAAGATTCTCCTGATTTCTCGGTGGCGGCGATTGCGTTGTTGAGACGCGCGGCGATGGCTTCTACGAGGGCCGAATGATTGGCGAACCGCAGCCCGACCGGGCCGCACAAGCGCCAGCCGCGGCTCGGCGTCCGCATCGCCCAGCGCAGATCGACTGCGCTTCGCGCCGTACCGGTGGAGTGCAGGTCGCCGAGCCGATAGACGATCCTCGTTCCAGTCAGCGGGGCCGCCACGGAACGCACTCGCTCGACAATGCGCAGGTGCATAGGGGCGACGAGCCGGCTCGCGGGACTGTTGTCGGATTGCAACTCGATCCCCACGATACCCTCGGGTCGCTGCGGAGCATTCAAACCGTCCGATCGCACCGAAGAAATGATCTCCCGAGGACTTGGCAGATTGCCCTCTTTCACCTGCCATATGTAGCTTGTCAGCGCCCCTCCGAGCATTGTCGTGCTGACACCGACCAACACCTGGAAGGCATAGTCCTGAAAGAACCGTCCTACCTTGCGGATCGGCCAGGGTCTGACCGCGGGCGCATCGCCGCCGCCCGGACGGGTTCCAGGCGGATTGCTGACGATCATCGGTGGTGAGTCATGCTGAATGCCCCCGCGGGCAGATTGCCGAATTTAACCGAAAAGCGCAACGCAGCTCAGATCAATCCCTTGGAGCGTAGGCTGACGTGGCCGGACGTGCCGACGATAATGTGGTCGTGGACCGCGATCCCCAATCTCTTCCCCGCATCGATGATCGCGCGGGTGATTTCGATGTCGGCGCGGCTGGGGGACGGATCGCCACTGGGGTGGTTATGGACCAGGATGATCGCGGCCGATCCGAGGTCGATCGCGCGACGGATCACTTCGCGGACGTGGACCTGCGCCTGATCGATCGATCCTTCGCTGACCACCTCGTCGCGGATCAGCATATTCCGGGTATTGAGGTGCAGGACGCGGACGCGTTCGATCGCGTGATGCGCCATGTCGGCGTGAAGATAATCGGTCAGTGCCTGCCAGTTGCCGAGCATCGGCCGCGCGGCGACCTCGCTGCGGAGCAGACGGAGCGCGGCGGCGTGCGCGATCTTGATCGCGGCGGCGCTGGTGTCGCCCATGCCGGGAACGCGCGACAAGGCGTCCGGATCGGCAGTCAGCAGGCCGCCGATGCCGCCGAATTCCTTTAGCAGCGCCTTCGCCAGCGGTTTCGTATCGCGGCGCGGGATGGCGAGCGCGAGGAGGTATTCGATCAGTTCGTGATCGAGCAAAGCGTCGCCGCCGCGCCCGAGCAACCGTTCGCGCAGCCGCGCGCGGTGGCCGTGATTGTCGGGGGGCGCATCGGCGTCGGCCATCGAGGGCCACGCTATTGCGGTGTGATGCTCGGCGCAATTGCGCGTGTCGCCTCGGGCTGTTTAAGGTGGCTGGTAACGCGTTTAGTGGATGGGACTTGGTGGCTGCGGCAGACGAACAGGATGCGCCGCGCCGCCGATCGACGCGTTTCCGCGTGTTCGTGGCGGTGGCGGTACTTGTCTGTGTGCTGCTGTTCGGCGTGTGGCTGGCACGCGTGCCGATCGCGAGCGGGCTGATCGACGATCGGTTGGCGGCGAGCGGCGTGCGCGCGCAATACGAGATCGCGGATCTGGGATTCGGGCGGCAGCGGTTAACCAATGTCGTGCTGGGCGATCCGGCGCGGCCCGATCTGGCGGCCGATTGGGTCGAGACCGTGACGCGGATCGGTATTGGTGGACCGGTGGTGACCGGCGTGCGTGCGGGATCGGTGCGGATGCGTGGGCGGTTGGTCGACGGGAAATTGTCGCTGGGCGTGATCGACCGGTTGCTGCCCGCGCCGTCGGGTGCGCCGTTTGCGCTGCCCGCGATCGACCTGTCGGTGGCGGACGGGCGGATGCGGCTGGAGACGCCGATCGGGCTGGTCGGGGTGAAGCTTTCCGGGCGTGGGCGGCTGGACGACGGGTTTCGGGGGACGCTGGCGCTGGCGAGCGAGCGACTGGCGGCGAGCGGGTGCGCGGTGACGGGGCCGACCGCGTTGCTGTCGATCGCGACGCGTGCGACGGGGCCGCGGGTTTCTGGGCCAGTGCGGGCGAGGGCGGTCGACTGCTCGGGCGGGACCGCGCGTGACGTTGCGCTGAGCGTGGAAGCGACGTTGTCGCCGGCGCTCGATCGCTGGAACGGGCGGGCTGGTGTGAACGTGGCGCGCGTGGCGGGGGGCGGGGCGAGGCTTTCTGCGCTGGGCGGGACGATCGACTTTGCGGGCGATGCGCGGCGGACCGAAGGGCGGATGGCGCTGACCGGCGGGGCGTTCGCTGCGGCGGGGGCGTCCGGGCGGGCTGTCGCCCTGCGGGGCACATGGCGCGTTGCGGGCGGTCGCGCGATCGTTGCGGGTCGGGCGGAGGCGCAGGGCGTGGCGGCGAGTCGCGCGACGCAGCGGATGCTGGCTTCCTCCGGCGATACAACGGTGGGAACGCCGGTCGGGCCGCTGGCCGCTTCGGCGGGGCGCGCAGCGGCGGCGGCGGCGCGTAATTTCGATGCGGCGGGCGAGTTCGCGTGGGGGACGGGCGGGCTGCTTACCTTGCGCCGGCTTGGACTGAACGCGGCGAATGGCGCGCGCGCGACCTTCGGGCAGGGTGAGGGCGTGATCGTCGGCGATCCGCGCGGCGTGCGGATCGACGGGGTGGCGATCGTCGCTGGGGGCGGCTTGCCAGGAATGCGCGTGTCGCTCTCGCAACCGCTGGCGGGTGGGGCGATCAGCGGGGAGGCGCGGGTCGATCGATATGCGACGGGTGGTGCGAATCTGGCGCTGACACCCGTGCGGTTCAGCGCGACGCCGGGCGGGGCGACGCGGATCGCCGCCACCGCGACATTGTCGGGGCCGTTGGGCGACGGGCGAGTTGACGGGCTGCGGCTGCCGGTCGTGGCAGTGTGGGACGGACGATCGCGGTTGACGGTCAACACCTCCTGCGCGCCGGTGGCGTTCGAGCGGCTGGCGGTGGCGGGGCTGGTACTGCGGCCGATGTCGGCGAGCCTTTGCCCGGTCGACGGGGCGCTGGTGCGGGTCGATTCGCGCGGGGTGAGCGGCGGCGCGCGGACCGGGGCGTTGCGGCTGGCGGGGACTTTGGGGTCTTCGCCGATCGCGATCGCTGCGGCGGGTGCGGAGATGCGGATTGGCGCGCGCGGGTTCACGGTCGATCGGCTCGGGGTGCGGCTGGGATCGACGGAGCGGGTGACGCGGCTCGATCTGGCGCGGCTGGACGGCGCGATCGCGGGCGGTGGTGTTGCGGGTGGCTTCACGGGGGGTAGCGGGCAGATCGGGGCGGTGCCGCTATTGCTTACCGACGCTGCGGGGCGCTGGAAGTTGGCGGGGGGCGACCTCGGTGTGACGGGGGCGATGACCGTTTCCGATGCTCAGACCGATTTGCCGCGTTTCAAGCCGCTGTCGGCGCGCGACGTTTCACTGACGTTGAAGAACGGCGCGATCGACGCGGGCGGTACGCTCTACGAACCGATCAAATCGGTGAAGGTCGCCGATGTTCGGATCGTGCATACCTTGGCCAGCGGCGTCGGACAGGCGAAGCTCGCCGTTCCCGGCATCGCCTTCAACGACAATTTCCAGCCCGACGAGCTGACGCGGCTGACGTTTGGCGTGATCGCCGACGTGCAAGGTAGCGTGCGCGGGGCGGGCGATATCGCGTGGTCCCCCGACGGCGTGACCTCGACCGGGGCGTTCCGCACCGACGGGATCGACCTGGCCGCGGCGTTCGGGCCGGCGACAGGGATAAAGGGCGAGATCCGCTTCACCGACCTGCTCAACCTGGAAAGCGCAGCCGGACAGGTGGCGACGGTCGCGTCGATCAATCCCGGCGTGGCGGTGAACGACGGGCGGATCGTGTATCGCACGCTGGCGGGCAACCGGGTGCAGGTCGATGGCGGGCGCTGGCCGTTCGCGGGCGGGACTCTAACGCTGCAACCGACCCTGCTCGACTTCTCCGCCGCGGTTGCCCGCCGGATGACGTTCCGTGTCGACGGCATGGAGGCGGCGCAGTTCCTGCAGCAGTTCGATTTCAAGAATCTGGACGCGACAGGCGTGTTCGACGGCGTGCTGCCGATGGTGTTCGACGATGCCGGCGGTCGGATCGAGAATGGGACGCTGGTAGTGCGGCAGGGCGGGGGTACGCTCGCCTATGTCGGCGACCTGACCGAAAAGGATCTGGGCACGTGGGGCAATATCGCGTTCCAGGCGCTGAAATCGCTCAAGTACCAGAATCTGAACGTCGTCATGAACGGGCCGCTAGCGGGCGAGATGATCACCGAGGTGCGCTTCGCCGGGGTCAATCAAGGGGAGGGCGCAAGGTCGAACTTCCTCGTGCGGCGGCTGCAGCGATTGCCGTTCGTGTTCAACATCAGGATCAAGGCGCCGTTCCGCGGCCTGCTCGATTCGGCGGCGTCCTTCTACGACCCGAAGCGGCTGATCCAGCGCAACCTGCCGCAGTTGCTGGAGGAGCAGGAAAAGCGCGCAGCGCCGCCCACGATGCCTCCGGTCATTCAGCCCCCCGCAAGCGAGACCATGCCATGAAGCGAACAGGATTGACGAGCTTGGAGCGTACCGCGACCTTCGGCGTGATGAAATGGATGATCGGACTGGCCCTGACCGGCACCGCCGCGGCGTGCGTGAACGTCGCTGCGCCCGACAAGCCGATCGTGATCAACCTGAACATCAACGTGACGCAGGAAGTGGTGTATCGTCTCGATGGTGAGGCGAAGTCGCTGATCAAGCAGAATCCGGGGATATTCTGAGATGAAGACCGTGATGTGGATGGTTGCCGGCGCAGTGGCGCTGACGGGCGTGTCGAGCGCAGCCTTCGCGCAGCGCGACCCGGCCTATGCCGCGGCGCGT contains:
- the radC gene encoding RadC family protein, with translation MADADAPPDNHGHRARLRERLLGRGGDALLDHELIEYLLALAIPRRDTKPLAKALLKEFGGIGGLLTADPDALSRVPGMGDTSAAAIKIAHAAALRLLRSEVAARPMLGNWQALTDYLHADMAHHAIERVRVLHLNTRNMLIRDEVVSEGSIDQAQVHVREVIRRAIDLGSAAIILVHNHPSGDPSPSRADIEITRAIIDAGKRLGIAVHDHIIVGTSGHVSLRSKGLI
- a CDS encoding YdbH domain-containing protein; protein product: MAAADEQDAPRRRSTRFRVFVAVAVLVCVLLFGVWLARVPIASGLIDDRLAASGVRAQYEIADLGFGRQRLTNVVLGDPARPDLAADWVETVTRIGIGGPVVTGVRAGSVRMRGRLVDGKLSLGVIDRLLPAPSGAPFALPAIDLSVADGRMRLETPIGLVGVKLSGRGRLDDGFRGTLALASERLAASGCAVTGPTALLSIATRATGPRVSGPVRARAVDCSGGTARDVALSVEATLSPALDRWNGRAGVNVARVAGGGARLSALGGTIDFAGDARRTEGRMALTGGAFAAAGASGRAVALRGTWRVAGGRAIVAGRAEAQGVAASRATQRMLASSGDTTVGTPVGPLAASAGRAAAAAARNFDAAGEFAWGTGGLLTLRRLGLNAANGARATFGQGEGVIVGDPRGVRIDGVAIVAGGGLPGMRVSLSQPLAGGAISGEARVDRYATGGANLALTPVRFSATPGGATRIAATATLSGPLGDGRVDGLRLPVVAVWDGRSRLTVNTSCAPVAFERLAVAGLVLRPMSASLCPVDGALVRVDSRGVSGGARTGALRLAGTLGSSPIAIAAAGAEMRIGARGFTVDRLGVRLGSTERVTRLDLARLDGAIAGGGVAGGFTGGSGQIGAVPLLLTDAAGRWKLAGGDLGVTGAMTVSDAQTDLPRFKPLSARDVSLTLKNGAIDAGGTLYEPIKSVKVADVRIVHTLASGVGQAKLAVPGIAFNDNFQPDELTRLTFGVIADVQGSVRGAGDIAWSPDGVTSTGAFRTDGIDLAAAFGPATGIKGEIRFTDLLNLESAAGQVATVASINPGVAVNDGRIVYRTLAGNRVQVDGGRWPFAGGTLTLQPTLLDFSAAVARRMTFRVDGMEAAQFLQQFDFKNLDATGVFDGVLPMVFDDAGGRIENGTLVVRQGGGTLAYVGDLTEKDLGTWGNIAFQALKSLKYQNLNVVMNGPLAGEMITEVRFAGVNQGEGARSNFLVRRLQRLPFVFNIRIKAPFRGLLDSAASFYDPKRLIQRNLPQLLEEQEKRAAPPTMPPVIQPPASETMP
- a CDS encoding YnbE family lipoprotein, which gives rise to MKWMIGLALTGTAAACVNVAAPDKPIVINLNINVTQEVVYRLDGEAKSLIKQNPGIF